The stretch of DNA acgaaatttcgttccgaaatttcggtaaatttcggcgaatttcggtgacttttggccgaaattttttgaattttgaattttcaaacgaaattttccgaaaaataccgaaattttttttcccggtaagtagcgaaaacgaaatttttcgccggatttcggcgaaatttcgccgaaatttcaaaCCCTGATCACCACAGCCCGCCCCGGCCTCCCGCACCAGATTTCCAGAGCCAGCGCCGTCGCCacgcgcccacgccacgccacgcctacCGTTGCCGCGCGCTTGGCCGGCTCGTGCCGCTCCGAACCCAGGGCCGGCTCACAGTTTTCAAAGGCCCCAGGCGAGCTAGATACTATGGGCTCTTCAGGTTTAGCTATTTTTCATTTGTGATGGCAGAAAGAAGGTataaattctaataatatatgtaattcatgaaaaataatgCCGATATTACAAACGAAAATGATAGAAACATAAAACTAGAATTACCTGCAACCTGCTAGAGCGCTAATGCTAATGCCTAGGCAGCAGATGCTTGTGTGGGCCAcggcgccgccacgccggccggcctgcGTTTGCGTGAGTGCGTTGGGCTCCGATCTCCAGTGTCGGGTCGTCTGGAGAAGGAGAACACCCGACGTTGGGTCCGGCGAAAGAAGATGAAAACGAAACGCCAAACACCGAATCGCGATTGCGGCGTGGAAGGGCGGAAATCCGTAAGACCAGGTGCTACTCGGACCCCGAATGGATCCATCACAGAAGGCATTATGAGCTACTTTCTTCTTAGATGGGTCGAAAATAAGAAGTTAGATTGGCCCAATATATCAGTTCGtggtaaatataaaaaaaattggaacaCTTTTTTAACATGGAATAATTTTTTCGGAATAAAAAATTATTCCGTCATATGTGATTGTTTGATTGCCAATCACACGTGAGACTCCTAATATTTGATGGAAGACCTATGTGTCTGCCTGTCTGCTCGTATACTCCGAATTGAGCCAAATACTACTACCTACAACATACTAGATGTTGGGCCCCCTTCCTCCGTGGCCCCGGGCCGTCGCCCCGGCTGCCCTCCCCTTAAGCCGGCCCTGTCCGAACCTGAGGTTGTGAGCTCTCGCTTCCCGGTTTCAGCGCTCAGCGTCACTGCCGCGCGGCCCGGCCGGTCCCCCGGGGTCTCGTCGGCTCCGTGGCCTGTGTGGCGGCGCCTCGCAGTTGCGGGCGGACGGGCGACTTCTGGAGCCGCGGGGATGTCTTCGGTTGCGTGCGCACGGCCCGGCATGGGTTCCTCGTCATCACCCTGCGCACGCTTCACGAGATGAGTAGTGTTCCGCGGCGACGCTAATCCCATAACCAGGGCAGCTCTGCTCCGTGCTTCGGCTATGATCGATGGGATACCGACTTGTTGGGGTGCGGCCGGTCAGCGGGATCGGCTCTGGATTTCAGGTTTCTAGCAGCTTGCTGACCTGCTGTGGCCTTGTAGCTAGCTAGGTACCCGCAGCAGAGATGAATGAGTTGCCGGTCAGAAATTCAATCTTCAAGCAGCCCAGATTGCTGCCTATTTTTCAGAGGCTGATCCCTGCCGCTCTCGGCTTTCTTGCGTCCGCCGGTGGACGAAATGTTTGAACAGCCTAGGAAACGCGCGAAACCGATTGGGCGCGAGTGCTAGTAGGTTCACACACAGTACCAGGCCACTTGACCTGCTCAATGATCTCCGATCAGAAAACGCGCGCCACGCACGCGAGGCATATGTCACGCGTGAAGGAAAAGGAACCAGCACACCAAGTCCGATCCTGCACGCAGCATCACATGCCAGTTTGGACTTTGGAAGTGGCGGAGATCATGCCAGCAAGAGTACAACGGTATGGACCATCAGCCCGTGATCTTGCAATTTTAAGAGGGCATAAGTTTTATAAATTTACAGATGAGACAATACGGCCTCTACAACCGTACACAACCAAGATTTTGCATCACTCTCAAAAGATAAGTTGATCATAAATAATACGGAAATGACCAcacaaaataaaaggaaaaatataCACCAGCTTTTCATATATAGTACTAATAGCATAATAAGTATGCACACAATTTTTCTGCAAAATTAGGTTATTTGTAATACTGGACAATAGCTTTAATTTAATTGCAGTTTTTTCGCCCAAACACTCATATCCAGTACATATATAAGCCATATATAAGCACATCTGAAAAACTGAGCTGAATATCTTAAGTATCACTAAGAGAGAAAATAGatgtaaacatacatgcaaagtTAAGTCAGAGACTCAAATATGAGTGGATAGCTAGGTTTTAATTTGCCACAAGAAAAGTCTTCATGGTgcaatagaaaaaaaatcagaactTCCAAACATTTCctaatttccttttttttgtgtgtgcgtggggtgggggggggggcatggccCCTACTAGCCCCCTTGGCTCCGCCATTGGCCACATCAGTGCCATGTCACCAAAACCACATTAGATTTGAGCCAAGGTTGAAAAGTGAATGATTTTAGTAGTTTAGGGCTGAAAGCTAAATGATTCTGTAGTTGAAGGTTGTAAAAGAAATTGTTTATTTGATTCACATGTCCTACAAATCTTAGGCGGTTTCTCCATTCACTTCACAAGGTATCTCAACTACCAAGGATTTGCTAAGCTTAAACATTATACTCACCACATCATTGTAACTTTACTATATCTCATCAACATGGCACATAGTATCACTTTGCTTACAGGGAACTAAAAGGGATTAGGTACCTATCTTCAATTCCAGCGCAGCTTCCTACGATTAACTGATTCAGTACACAAACTAACTAATGATGGCGTTGGTATAACAATAATTATCATGATACCCGGCCGTGAATTGGTTGCAAACCTGCCTTATATTCTTCGTTTCCTAACACTGATCATCGGTAGAGAACTGCGCATTTCTGAAGAGAAGAGAGTACCAAAATTTCAGAAGAAACACAGGTACGCAGGTCCTTTTCATACTTACTGTATCTATAACATGCGAATATGCGATAACTGTCAAGGAGCCGTTGCTTTTTTAAAACAGTGCAGGATGACCCGTGGAGCCTCCATTCCTCCCATGATTTGCTCCGGAGCCATGTGACCCCCTACCAAAGGACACGTCGTCGGGTGCAACGTCCACCGATGGCGAtcgtcgccggcgcgcgctGCGTTTCTTTCGATTCTCTTAGTTTCCCGCCTATAAATACACCCGGCAAAGCAAGGTACCCCGACCAGCATCTAAACACAGAGCTTCTTGTCTGTCTGCCCAGTTCTAGCAACCAACGAGCTAGTAGCTAGTAAGGTCGACGACGATGGCGTCCCTGATCGCCGGCTCGTCCATCCGTGCACTGACGATCATGACCTTCTCCCTCCTCGTCTCGTACGGTTCGTGCGCTAGGTCGCCGCCGGTGAACTTTAACGCCTCCGCCCTCACCGCCGACCCCAACTGGGAGGCCGCCAGAGCCACCTGGTACGGCGCGCCCACCGGCGCCGGCCCCGACGACAACGGTAcgtatatacatatgtatatcgATCACCAACTTAAGCAGAGGCTGGGAGTTTTTCAAGTATGGTTGTATCACCTGAATGTAACAGTGCTTAGaattaataaataaaaattCCCTATTTGAAAAAAAACTTAAGTTTGCTCCATTTGATGTGCGTGCAGGCGGCGCCTGCGGGTTCAAGAACGTGAACCTGCCGCCGTTCTCGGCCATGACGTCGTGCGGCAACGAGCCGCTGTTCAAGGACGGCAAGGGCTGCGGCTCCTGCTACCAGGTAGTACATTACTTGGTCAGAGATGCTATTTCCAGGACGGCACGCTTGTGCTGTCGTGTGCCCTAGTGGAAACGGAAATGGAGATAGACTGAGGGAAGAAACTAATTAAGTTTAGGCACAGTTTTCCCGCCTAACCCTCCTTCATCTGTTGCTATAATCTTTTCAGATAAGATGTACCAACCACCCTGCGTGCTCCGGCAACCCGGAGACGGTGATCATCACCGACATGAACTACTACCCCGTCGCCAAGTACCACTTCGACCTCAGCGGCACGGCCTTCGGCGCCATGGCCAAGCCCGGCCGCAACGacgagctccgccacgccggCATCATCGACATCCAGTTCAAGAGGTCTGTAACGACACACACGCATCGCTCGTTTCGTGGAATCGATCACAGACCGACCAAATAATGTAGTGCAGTAGGGGCCCTGCACGAACAGAATCGTATCTTGACCGTCTAGCTACCTGCTCTGCCGTGGAGCCCTTGTACTTTTGCCCAACCAACTTTAACGACGACAACGACCTGATGATTAAGCAGATTCGATGGCAACAAAAATTAGCAGCACTTAATTAATTCCCCCACTTCACAATCAATTTGGCGTTTGCTCATTGGCCGCCGTTGATCTCGCAGGCATAATAATCCAAATCCAAACGTCTCACATTCTGGCTTGTTCGTCGTGTAGGGTGCCCTGCGACTACCCCGGGCAGAAGGTGACCTTCCACGTCGAGGAGGGCTCCAACCCCGTCTACTTCGCCGTGCTCGTCGAGTtcgaggacggcgacggcgacgcggtgCAGGTGGACCTCATGGAGGCCGGCTCCGGGTCGTGGACGCCGATGCGCGAGTCGTGGGGATCCATCTGGAGGCTGGACTCGAACCACCGGCTGCAGGCGCCCTTCTCGCTGCGCGTCACCAACGAGTCCGGCAAGCAGCTGGTGGCCAGCAACGTCATCCCGGCCAACTGGGTGCCCAACACCTACTACCGCTCCATCGTCCAGTTCTAGCAACCAACGACGATcgtctctgctgctgctgggcacgGGAGTGGATACGATGATAGTTCGAGATCATTATTAGCACGGTACTGTATCGTTTGCATGGGATTGATGATGTGCCTTCTTAATTAGTAGTTATTGATTAATTAGGTGTGGTGTTTGTGTGCGTGAGTGTGAGTGTGTCTCTGTGTCGGAGATTTGACGACTGGGAAATGGAGGAGGCAAAGTTTGCATGTGTTCCCGCCCATTGTCAATGCTTTGTACCAGTGTGATCGAGAATATAAATTATTAACAGTACTTTGTGTGTTATTATATAGTAAGTAAACGTGCTTCTgtattttctttcatttttacaTTTTCAGCATAATTATTAACAACACTATTTTGTGCGCCATTTTTGGGTGTAATTATACAGCAAAAGGCTGTTTTTTTGTCACATTTTAATTTATCTGTGATTTTCTAATAAGACCCTGTTTAAATGTGAGAATCCTCTCGACTCCTGACTCCTGAGGAAATCAAGATGCACTAAAGGAGTTGTGTGAAAAGGCACTATTAGTGTAGTGGTAGAATCGTGGGTACATGACTCCACCGACTATGATTCAAATCcttagactttttttttttgaagaagtaAATCATTAGACTTCAATAGCTGTTTGCATGCCTGATGAAGGCCGGACGTTGCACCTTAAATTCGtctgaaaaaaagaaaactagAGGAGTTGATAATAACTTGCTAACCAACAACAGCGGTACCTGTGTAAAGACGGGCGCTGCTGGGGTCACACGGGTAACCCTCAGCAGACTTGTCATCCACTACAGATTTTATGTTGTTGGGCTTAAACTGATCCAATAAATTGGCTCATAGTCAAATTTATTTTAGAACAAATTTATTTTGTtccaaaataatttttaaattgtTCTGGCAATACATTTGCCGTAGACTCGTGACTTCTTCCGTCAAAACACACACAAAAACAAGACTTGTGGGCTTGTGGGTTATGGCTTCCAAGTCAGACAATTAAGATTTGGACGTTTAGAAGGACTGTGTTTCGTTCCAGCAGTCCAAACCGACGGTACGGTTCTGCGGCTGACCTAGCACGTACCACCTGCACCTTTTTCTGAACTCTAAACGCTGCTAGTCTTCTGCCCTTTTTCTGATGGCACTACATTCCCGCAGATTTGGCAATCCGGGAAAGGAACACCATCATAATTCCTGCAACGGCCAAAGCAGTACTAATTAATCACAGTGACTAGCTAGTTGTGCGTTGGTTGAACGCAAAGGATGCTAATCCTCCAGCACAGGTCCCTTTCAGCCCAAAGCCGGCCCTTTAATTTTCATTGTGCCCCGTAACTACTAGTAGTATAATCTACCGTGTGACACAAACGATCCATCGCTTTTTCCACTATTGATGAGAGCCAGGCGGCCAAGCCGGCGAATaggtcgccgccggcagcgCGCATAAAGTGGCCTGGCCTGGACTGGATTCTTGGCGTAATTACTGGGGTCAAACTGTGCTCCTCCGGTCACTTACAGTGCTCGCGCCAAATTAAGGGAACAGGGTACACATGCAGGCACTTGCTCCATCAATGGGCCAAATTAATAGGCTTCTGATTAGCCTTGCTGCATCAGCATGCAGGTTCCGGgtatcctcttttttttttgagattaagGTTGTCCTCTTTTTAGTAGTACAACAACGATCACTGTATACTAATTAAACAACGACCTCAATTATCCCGTGCCTTTTGGGCTTGCGGAAAGTAATGTCACCCGCCAATGGGCTTGGGCTGTTAACTTCGACCGAGTGAGGCCCTGCATAGGATTTCTGGCCTTCTGGATCTGGCACTCAAATTGGGCCGTACTCAAATTGGGTACGGTGGACACAACGACGGTGATGGAAGGAGGACGGGAGAGGGGTTGTGTCACTAATCGGAAATCTACTGATCAacactgaagaagaaggtgaCGGGCATGGAGAGGAAACAGCAGCTGATGGAAGCGAAAAAACCGGGAACCTGCAACCCAGGTTTTGAAAGCCCGAATGCGAGAAGTATGGTTGCGTGGAGTGGAGCACGCCGGATATATGACGACGACTGCTTCGCGCTATCTATTCCACATAGCGCTGTTTTTCTTCTGCTTCAGCAAGCAGGATTGATGATAATACGTGATATATAGGATCTAGCCGGCTTTCCGGAGGATTTGATGACGACGACCAATTTGTGGTTTGTATCGGACCCGTTACATTTTCTCATCATTTACGAGTTAGTGACCGTAATACGGAGTACTAGTAGCTACCTAAGCTAACAGCCAGCCAGTTCGTGACGGGGGTGGTTCTACCGGCGGGGCACGAGCGAGTAGAATTACTGCAGGTAAAGCTTTCCATAAAACTTGTTTTGTGAGAAGCAGTTTATCTTCTACAGATGCAAACAGCCAGTGGTCAATCCGGCGGCGCACGTTTCGAGGGTTTGTGCGACTCATGACATTGTCCAGATAAATTGATGTGCAGTGCCATTCCATGctaaggccccgtttagttggtgaaaagttgttgattttggtactgtagcacatttcgttgttacttgacaaataatatctaattatggactaattaggcttaaaagattcatctcgtgctaatcagttagactgtgtaattagttatttttttcaactgtatgtAATGCTAGTTCCATGTAtatgtccaaacattcgattAATGTGACGAatactgtagaatttttttttgggaactaaacagggcctaagctTCTGTTCTGGCTGGGCCAACCCGAGTTTCGCTGCCCGTTTCCCGGGTGGTGCTTCTTCGTGCTAGCTACTCCGTAGTTGCTTCCGATCAGTTTGCCGGTGGATCGGACGAGAAATGAGTTTGAACGACGACCAACAACTGATGAGCAAGTGTGCCAGTCTGATCATTGATCAGCAGTTCAGCACGATCGTCGACGGTCAGCCGAGGAACGCAAGGGCGGACGCCACGGCATATGTCGCGCGTGAGGAAAAGGAAGGCAGCATCACGTTCTCCATCTCCTGCTTGCTTGCAGAGTTGCAGTTGCAGCACATCGTTGTTGGCAATTTGCAAATGATGACCCGTTCCGCTGGGTGCATGGCTACATGCTGAACGTCTACGCTACGCATTTTCGGCTTATCGCCGATGGATCGTTCGACTCCGATCAGCATGATGGGATAACGAAAATAAAAGCGGCGCCTGCCACCGGAGTATCTGGGATCTCCATGCCGCCCCAATGTTGAGCGCAATTCCTTGCTGCTGCAATAGGCGCCCGGGATCTGCCCcccatttcttcttcttccctcgaTCGCCATGGCCTTTTCCCGTGttgcaaaattaattaaatgctaGAATTGAGAATGCTCCGATCAATAAACAATCCTGCTGATCGGGTACAGATCCAAGTTGACGAGATGCGCGCGAGTCCTCTGATCCGGCGATAAACTAATAATCCGCTGATACAACCATAAAATACATGGTGGCCGATGAGCCGAACATGCACAGCTCAAGAATTGAGGGCCGGATAGATAGATGTCTAATTTATATTAAGGGCGTCGATGAGAAAGTCAGCTGCTGCTGCGCAGGTTGTGCCTAGCTCGTATGGCCTGCACAGTGCACAGCGGCTTCTCCATTCACACTTGCATGTGGAAGTTGTAAGTTGTAACTACCGTAGCACTTTGAGACATGTACACATGTATGTGTATCAAACCATCAACCGAAACGTGTTTAGACAAATAATCTCCTTGTTT from Panicum virgatum strain AP13 chromosome 9K, P.virgatum_v5, whole genome shotgun sequence encodes:
- the LOC120651706 gene encoding expansin-B3-like; this encodes MASLIAGSSIRALTIMTFSLLVSYGSCARSPPVNFNASALTADPNWEAARATWYGAPTGAGPDDNGGACGFKNVNLPPFSAMTSCGNEPLFKDGKGCGSCYQIRCTNHPACSGNPETVIITDMNYYPVAKYHFDLSGTAFGAMAKPGRNDELRHAGIIDIQFKRVPCDYPGQKVTFHVEEGSNPVYFAVLVEFEDGDGDAVQVDLMEAGSGSWTPMRESWGSIWRLDSNHRLQAPFSLRVTNESGKQLVASNVIPANWVPNTYYRSIVQF